A genomic window from Rhodomicrobium lacus includes:
- the argS gene encoding arginine--tRNA ligase, producing MNIFLNFETRIRGILREMQAEGALPEDAKLDSFVVEPPRQATHGDLATNAAMVLAKPARQNPKALAEVIAAKLARDPDIERVDIAGPGFINLTLKPAIWGDVLRAVLTQGPDYGRGTLGAGQPVNVEYVSANPTGPMHVGHTRGAVFGDALASLLDFAGFKPTREYYINDAGAQVDVLARSAHLRYREALGEDIGEIPAGLYPGDYLKPVGAALVREFGDTLKGDEAEWLPKVRERTIAAMLDMIRDDLASLGIAHEVFFSERSLTADGDDKIAETIEFLRAKGLIYEGRLAPPKGKLPDDWEDREQTLFRATDFGDDVDRALKKSDGSYTYFAADMAYHKTKIERGFRTLINVLGADHGGYIKRLTAAVKALSGGEAQVDVKICQLVRLFRGGEPVKMSKRAGSFVTLREVVDEVGAGPVRFIMLTRKNDATLDFDFEKVLEQSNDNPVFYVQYAHARASSVLGKAHEGFPDMDLSTDSLAKADFSLLVDDAEVALVKKLAEYPRLVEQAAQAHEPHRVAFYAHEIAALFHSLWARGKELPHLRFMVPASSDITMARMALITGTALVLRSSLKLLGVEAISEMR from the coding sequence ATGAACATTTTCCTGAATTTCGAAACGCGAATTCGCGGCATCCTGCGCGAGATGCAGGCCGAAGGCGCGCTCCCCGAGGATGCGAAGCTCGACAGTTTCGTGGTCGAGCCGCCGCGTCAGGCGACCCATGGCGACCTCGCGACCAACGCGGCGATGGTGCTGGCGAAGCCCGCCCGACAGAACCCGAAGGCGCTCGCGGAAGTCATCGCCGCGAAGCTCGCCCGCGACCCGGACATCGAGAGAGTCGATATCGCCGGGCCCGGCTTCATCAACCTCACGCTGAAACCGGCGATATGGGGCGACGTGCTGCGCGCGGTGCTCACGCAAGGGCCGGATTACGGACGCGGCACGCTCGGAGCGGGCCAGCCCGTCAATGTGGAGTACGTTTCCGCAAATCCGACCGGCCCGATGCACGTCGGTCATACGCGCGGCGCTGTGTTCGGCGATGCGCTGGCGAGCCTTCTCGACTTCGCGGGCTTCAAGCCGACGCGCGAATATTACATCAACGACGCGGGCGCGCAGGTCGACGTTCTCGCCCGGTCAGCGCATCTGCGCTATCGCGAGGCGCTCGGCGAAGACATAGGCGAAATCCCGGCGGGCCTTTATCCCGGCGATTACCTGAAGCCCGTCGGCGCCGCACTCGTCAGGGAGTTCGGCGACACGCTCAAGGGCGATGAGGCCGAATGGCTGCCGAAGGTGCGCGAGCGCACCATCGCGGCGATGCTCGACATGATCCGCGACGATCTCGCCTCGCTCGGCATCGCGCACGAGGTTTTTTTCTCGGAGCGGTCGCTCACCGCGGACGGCGATGACAAGATCGCCGAGACCATCGAGTTTCTGCGTGCAAAGGGCCTCATCTACGAAGGCCGCCTCGCGCCGCCCAAGGGCAAGCTGCCTGACGATTGGGAAGACCGCGAGCAGACGTTGTTCCGCGCGACCGATTTCGGCGACGACGTTGACCGCGCGCTGAAGAAGTCGGACGGCTCCTATACCTATTTCGCAGCCGACATGGCCTACCACAAGACGAAGATCGAGCGTGGCTTCAGGACGCTCATCAACGTGCTTGGCGCGGATCACGGCGGCTACATCAAGCGCCTCACGGCGGCGGTGAAGGCGCTGTCGGGCGGCGAGGCGCAGGTCGACGTCAAGATTTGCCAGCTCGTGCGTCTGTTTCGCGGCGGGGAGCCGGTGAAGATGTCGAAGCGCGCCGGCTCGTTCGTGACGCTGCGCGAGGTGGTGGACGAGGTCGGCGCGGGGCCGGTGCGGTTCATCATGCTCACGCGCAAGAACGATGCGACGCTGGACTTCGACTTCGAGAAGGTGCTCGAACAGTCGAACGATAATCCGGTGTTCTATGTGCAATATGCCCATGCGCGCGCCTCATCGGTTCTCGGCAAGGCGCATGAGGGCTTCCCGGATATGGACCTTTCGACCGATTCGCTTGCCAAGGCGGACTTTTCGCTGCTTGTCGACGATGCAGAGGTTGCGCTCGTGAAGAAGCTCGCGGAATATCCACGGCTTGTTGAGCAGGCCGCGCAAGCCCATGAACCTCACCGCGTGGCATTCTATGCGCATGAAATTGCTGCGTTATTCCATAGTCTCTGGGCGCGAGGCAAAGAACTGCCACATTTGCGTTTCATGGTTCCCGCAAGCTCGGACATTACAATGGCGCGCATGGCGCTTATAACAGGGACCGCGCTAGTATTGCGCTCTTCTTTGAAGTTGCTCGGTGTAGAAGCAATTTCAGAAATGCGTTAG
- a CDS encoding M15 family metallopeptidase, translating to MRGGEMDRRSFALALFLVVAGLTPVPARADLPDGFVYLRDVAPDIEQDMRYAGLNNFTGAPVPGYEAGECVLRRDAAEALKRAQRSAQALGLSLKVFDCYRPERAVRAFGAWARAREDGRTKSQYPHLSKDALVPHYIASQSSHSTGLAVDLTLVRQGAGDRPPLVRDTCTAPPHAPAAQADDSKDKLGNTANAVALGKLGPGELDMGTSFDCFDRASNTAFPGLTPEQRRSRDLLVTLMERAGFTNYPAEWWHFSLARAANRRSHDFPITSRPQQ from the coding sequence GTGAGAGGCGGAGAAATGGATCGGCGAAGCTTTGCGTTGGCGCTCTTCCTTGTTGTGGCAGGGCTTACGCCGGTGCCCGCGCGCGCCGATCTCCCGGACGGTTTCGTTTATCTTCGCGATGTCGCGCCCGATATCGAGCAGGACATGCGCTATGCTGGGCTGAACAATTTCACAGGCGCCCCTGTCCCCGGTTACGAGGCGGGCGAATGCGTGCTGCGGCGCGACGCCGCCGAAGCGCTGAAGCGGGCCCAGCGCTCGGCTCAGGCGCTTGGCCTCTCGCTCAAGGTGTTCGATTGCTATCGCCCGGAACGCGCGGTGAGGGCATTCGGGGCCTGGGCGCGAGCGCGGGAAGACGGGCGCACAAAGAGCCAGTATCCGCATCTGTCGAAAGACGCGCTCGTGCCGCATTACATCGCTTCGCAGTCCTCGCATTCGACGGGGCTTGCGGTGGATCTCACCCTTGTGCGGCAGGGCGCGGGCGACCGCCCGCCGCTTGTGCGCGACACCTGTACCGCGCCACCCCATGCGCCAGCAGCCCAGGCTGATGATTCGAAAGACAAGCTCGGGAATACTGCAAATGCTGTGGCGCTCGGGAAACTGGGGCCGGGCGAGCTTGACATGGGCACGTCGTTCGACTGCTTCGACCGCGCGTCCAACACGGCCTTTCCCGGCCTGACGCCGGAGCAGCGGCGGTCACGGGATCTCCTCGTCACGTTGATGGAGCGCGCGGGCTTCACGAACTATCCCGCGGAGTGGTGGCATTTCAGCCTCGCCCGCGCAGCGAACCGCCGAAGCCACGATTTTCCGATCACGTCCCGCCCGCAGCAATAG